A region of Geobacillus sp. 46C-IIa DNA encodes the following proteins:
- a CDS encoding M23 family metallopeptidase gives MREEQKQPSLKRFFRKRWVFPAIYLSCAALIVAGALWFQAGKQENAGENDVAKNGTAQQENPAIPVNETVENIAMPVLDPNAVQVKTPFYDENASEQEQEAALVFYDHTYHPNQGIDLVRQDGKTFDVTASLSGTVTKAEKDPILGYVVEINHEQGVTTVYQSLADVKVEAGDTVKQGEVIGKAGQSEFNKEAGIHVHFEIRKDGKPVNPIDYVDKPLTALTDKAGDDAGTNHTNVSEEKETTPSDETAPTEDHPANETEQTPADDNTTAPSNNSQDQNQDTSSYKTPDASIGMARA, from the coding sequence ATGAGAGAGGAACAAAAACAACCGTCGCTGAAGCGTTTCTTTCGCAAACGTTGGGTATTTCCGGCTATTTATCTATCTTGTGCGGCATTGATTGTCGCCGGCGCGCTTTGGTTCCAAGCGGGCAAACAGGAGAACGCGGGCGAAAACGACGTAGCGAAAAACGGCACCGCCCAGCAAGAAAACCCAGCGATCCCGGTCAATGAAACGGTCGAAAACATTGCGATGCCTGTGCTCGATCCGAACGCGGTGCAAGTGAAAACCCCGTTCTATGACGAAAACGCATCGGAACAAGAACAGGAAGCAGCCCTCGTCTTTTATGATCATACGTACCATCCGAACCAAGGCATCGACCTTGTGCGCCAGGACGGCAAAACGTTTGACGTCACTGCATCGTTAAGCGGCACGGTGACGAAAGCGGAAAAAGACCCGATTTTAGGCTACGTTGTGGAAATCAACCATGAACAAGGGGTCACGACCGTCTATCAATCGCTGGCTGATGTGAAAGTGGAAGCAGGCGATACGGTGAAACAAGGCGAAGTGATCGGCAAGGCGGGGCAAAGCGAATTTAACAAAGAAGCCGGCATCCACGTCCACTTTGAAATTCGCAAAGACGGCAAGCCGGTGAATCCGATCGACTATGTCGACAAACCATTGACCGCATTGACCGACAAAGCGGGAGATGACGCAGGAACCAATCATACCAACGTAAGCGAAGAGAAGGAAACGACGCCAAGCGACGAAACAGCGCCGACCGAAGACCATCCGGCGAACGAAACTGAACAAACGCCGGCTGATGACAACACAACGGCGCCAAGCAACAACAGCCAAGACCAAAATCAAGACACGTCTTCCTACAAAACGCCAGATGCCTCGATCGGCATGGCGAGAGCGTAA
- a CDS encoding Lrp/AsnC family transcriptional regulator translates to MKIDEIDRKILEMLIEDGRMSYVDIGKRLNLSRVAVRERVNQLVKHGIIEKFTVVINSEKFGKQVSAFFEVDCEPAYLVEVAQKLAENPNVASCYQMTGPSTLHMHVLVEDFTALEKFINNELYALEGITRVESHILLRRFKSRTGLKL, encoded by the coding sequence ATGAAAATCGATGAGATCGACCGCAAAATTCTTGAAATGTTGATTGAAGATGGCCGCATGTCGTATGTCGACATCGGCAAACGACTGAATCTCTCCCGCGTCGCCGTCCGCGAACGGGTGAACCAGCTCGTCAAGCATGGCATTATCGAAAAATTTACTGTCGTCATCAACTCGGAGAAGTTCGGCAAACAAGTGTCGGCGTTTTTCGAGGTCGACTGCGAGCCGGCGTATTTGGTCGAAGTGGCGCAAAAGCTGGCGGAGAATCCGAATGTGGCGAGTTGCTACCAAATGACCGGCCCGAGCACGCTCCACATGCACGTGCTTGTCGAAGACTTCACCGCCCTCGAGAAATTCATCAACAACGAGCTATACGCGCTCGAAGGCATTACGAGAGTGGAAAGCCATATTTTGCTGCGCCGCTTCAAAAGCCGGACGGGGTTGAAGTTATAG
- the nikB gene encoding nickel ABC transporter permease produces the protein MAGMIVRRFFQLVLLLIGISFLVFTSMYIAPGDPAAIIAGPTASQADIDAIRDDLGLNDPFLVQYGRYMNGLLHGDLGYSYQTKQPVWDAIATRFPNTLKLAIASIIVAVIIGVVAGIISAIRQNSWFDVSSTVFALAGISIPNFWLGTVLILIFAVNLQLLPVGGLDAPFYTAEGLKQLVLPAITLGTGSAAMIARMSRSSMLEVIRADFIRTARAKGLRERTVIWVHALRNAMIPVITVIGLNFGFLLGGTIITEQVFAINGVGRLMVQAIAARDFPMVQGSVLLVATLFVLVNLIVDIIYTFIDPRISYD, from the coding sequence GTGGCAGGAATGATTGTCAGAAGATTTTTTCAGCTTGTCTTGTTGCTCATCGGTATCTCGTTTCTCGTGTTTACGAGCATGTACATCGCTCCAGGAGACCCGGCAGCGATCATTGCCGGCCCGACCGCGTCGCAAGCAGACATTGACGCCATCCGCGACGATTTAGGGCTCAACGACCCGTTTCTCGTTCAGTATGGCCGTTACATGAACGGGCTGCTTCACGGTGATCTCGGGTACTCATATCAGACGAAACAGCCGGTGTGGGACGCGATCGCAACGAGGTTTCCGAACACGCTGAAACTCGCTATCGCCAGCATTATTGTCGCCGTGATCATCGGCGTGGTGGCCGGCATTATCTCCGCCATCCGGCAAAATTCATGGTTTGATGTTTCCAGCACCGTTTTTGCCTTGGCGGGGATTTCGATCCCGAACTTTTGGCTTGGCACTGTGCTCATTTTAATCTTTGCCGTCAACTTGCAGTTGCTGCCAGTCGGTGGGTTGGATGCCCCGTTTTATACGGCAGAAGGATTGAAGCAGCTCGTGCTGCCGGCTATTACGCTCGGGACCGGATCGGCGGCGATGATCGCGAGGATGAGCCGCTCATCCATGCTTGAGGTCATCCGGGCCGACTTTATCCGGACGGCGCGGGCGAAAGGGTTGCGGGAACGGACGGTCATTTGGGTGCACGCCTTGCGCAATGCAATGATTCCGGTCATCACCGTCATCGGCTTGAACTTTGGCTTTTTGCTCGGCGGCACGATCATTACCGAGCAAGTTTTCGCCATTAACGGTGTCGGCCGTCTGATGGTGCAGGCCATCGCCGCTAGGGATTTCCCGATGGTGCAAGGTTCTGTCTTGCTTGTCGCTACGTTGTTTGTCTTAGTCAACTTGATTGTTGACATCATCTATACGTTTATTGATCCGCGCATCAGCTACGATTAA
- a CDS encoding ABC transporter permease, producing METGAAVNTGHATAGLGRKKEKMYVTTIKRLLKNRLAVVGLLIIAIQVLMAIFAPWLATHDPVKQNLAAAELPAFSDGHWLGTDNYGRDIWSRIVYGARISLVVGIVSVSLGLIGGVALGLLAGYYKKLDGLIMRIVDLLFAFPGILLAMLIIAILGTGLINVAIAISIWSIPTCARIVRGSVLSVKNREYILAMKALGASNARIIIKHILPNCLAPIIVFATMRMATAILSTASLSYLGLGAQPPTPEWGAMIAAGQAFMWTSPHMTIVPGIAIMLVVFAFNVVGDGLRDALDPNMEIN from the coding sequence ATGGAAACCGGTGCAGCGGTGAACACAGGCCATGCGACAGCCGGCCTTGGGCGCAAAAAGGAAAAAATGTATGTCACCACGATCAAGCGGCTGCTGAAAAACCGATTAGCGGTCGTAGGGCTTCTCATTATCGCCATTCAAGTGCTGATGGCCATCTTTGCCCCGTGGCTGGCCACCCATGACCCGGTGAAGCAAAACTTGGCAGCTGCCGAACTGCCCGCTTTTTCCGACGGCCACTGGCTTGGAACCGATAACTACGGGCGGGACATTTGGAGCCGCATCGTATATGGCGCCCGCATTTCTCTCGTTGTCGGCATCGTTTCCGTCAGCTTGGGGCTGATCGGCGGGGTGGCGCTCGGGTTGTTGGCGGGGTATTACAAAAAGCTTGATGGACTGATCATGCGAATTGTCGATTTGCTGTTTGCGTTCCCGGGCATTTTGCTTGCGATGCTCATCATCGCGATTTTAGGCACAGGTCTAATCAATGTAGCGATCGCCATTAGCATTTGGTCGATCCCGACATGTGCCCGCATCGTCCGCGGCAGCGTCTTGTCGGTGAAAAACCGCGAGTACATTTTGGCGATGAAAGCGCTCGGGGCCAGCAACGCCCGCATCATCATCAAACATATTTTGCCAAACTGCCTGGCGCCGATTATCGTTTTTGCGACGATGCGCATGGCCACCGCCATTTTATCGACCGCCTCGCTCAGCTATTTAGGGTTGGGCGCCCAGCCGCCGACGCCGGAGTGGGGGGCGATGATCGCCGCCGGACAGGCGTTTATGTGGACATCGCCGCACATGACGATCGTCCCGGGCATCGCCATTATGCTTGTCGTCTTTGCTTTTAACGTCGTTGGCGACGGGCTGCGCGATGCGCTTGATCCGAATATGGAGATCAATTAA
- a CDS encoding glutathione ABC transporter substrate-binding protein encodes MKTKYWSYLLLALVLAVSTALAGCGGKSASNHASSGSQGKGNVAQELTYATTSDVVGLSPILTNDSVSSAVIEQVYETLFVRDPETMEIKPHLAESYENPDDKTWVIKLKQGIKFHDGTDFNAEAVKYTFDKLRDPKTAAPRASLLEPVESVEVKDDYTVVIKTKYPYGPMLAALSHTNASIVSPTADQKQDLMKQPVGTGPFKFVEWVPGDHVTLEKNDDYWQGAPKLEKVTFKVVPEVTTAISMLQTGDVQFIDSVPAEQLSRIEAMKNVQFIKKEGTPVYYLGFNMKKKPMNELAFRQAVSYAINKEEYIQQLKGLGVKSNSVIGPKVFGYDESSENVAYSYDPEKAKQLIEENGYKGTTVKILVANTASYMKMAEIVQAQLKEVGLNAEIESMEWGTFLDATKQGKYDITFLGWTNSTADGSELFYPNFHSKNAGATNRIFYNNPAFDKLVEESRMAIDPAVRKQKLKEANEFLLKDAAVVVMNHGVVTAAVDQSVKGLEIDPTGQWSLYHVHRE; translated from the coding sequence GTGAAAACGAAGTATTGGTCTTACCTGTTGCTTGCTCTCGTGCTCGCTGTTTCTACGGCATTGGCCGGGTGCGGAGGCAAATCAGCCTCCAATCATGCATCATCCGGTTCGCAAGGAAAAGGAAACGTCGCTCAGGAGCTGACATATGCGACGACATCCGATGTGGTTGGCCTTTCGCCAATTTTAACGAACGACTCTGTTTCGTCGGCAGTCATCGAGCAAGTATATGAAACGTTGTTCGTCCGCGACCCGGAGACGATGGAAATCAAGCCGCATTTGGCGGAATCGTATGAAAATCCGGATGACAAAACATGGGTCATCAAACTGAAACAAGGCATTAAGTTCCACGACGGCACCGATTTTAACGCCGAAGCAGTCAAATATACGTTTGATAAACTGCGAGACCCGAAAACAGCAGCACCGCGGGCTTCGCTGCTTGAGCCGGTTGAATCGGTCGAAGTGAAAGACGACTATACCGTTGTGATCAAAACAAAATATCCGTATGGTCCGATGCTTGCTGCCCTGTCGCATACGAACGCCTCAATCGTCAGCCCGACGGCCGATCAAAAACAAGATTTAATGAAACAGCCAGTTGGCACCGGCCCGTTTAAATTTGTCGAATGGGTGCCAGGCGATCATGTGACGTTAGAGAAAAATGACGATTATTGGCAAGGAGCGCCGAAATTAGAGAAAGTGACGTTCAAAGTCGTTCCGGAAGTGACGACCGCCATTTCGATGCTGCAAACTGGTGATGTGCAGTTTATCGACAGCGTACCGGCTGAACAGCTTTCTCGCATTGAAGCGATGAAAAATGTTCAGTTCATCAAAAAAGAAGGCACACCGGTCTACTATTTAGGGTTTAACATGAAAAAGAAACCAATGAATGAACTCGCCTTCCGCCAAGCCGTTTCGTATGCGATCAACAAAGAGGAATACATCCAACAGTTAAAAGGCCTCGGCGTGAAATCAAACAGCGTCATCGGCCCGAAAGTGTTCGGCTATGACGAGTCGTCGGAAAACGTCGCTTACAGCTACGATCCGGAAAAAGCAAAACAGCTTATTGAAGAGAATGGCTATAAAGGGACGACTGTGAAAATACTTGTCGCCAACACGGCAAGCTATATGAAAATGGCGGAGATCGTCCAAGCCCAATTGAAAGAAGTCGGCCTTAACGCCGAAATTGAATCGATGGAATGGGGAACGTTCCTTGATGCGACAAAACAAGGGAAATACGATATTACATTCCTCGGTTGGACAAACAGCACGGCTGATGGCAGCGAGCTGTTTTACCCGAACTTCCATTCAAAGAATGCAGGGGCAACGAACCGTATATTCTACAACAACCCGGCCTTCGACAAACTGGTGGAAGAATCGAGAATGGCGATTGATCCGGCAGTGCGTAAGCAAAAATTAAAAGAAGCGAACGAATTCTTGTTGAAAGACGCAGCTGTTGTCGTGATGAACCATGGCGTTGTCACGGCGGCCGTCGATCAATCGGTGAAAGGATTGGAGATCGATCCGACAGGACAATGGTCGCTCTATCACGTTCATAGAGAGTAG